In one Podarcis muralis chromosome 7, rPodMur119.hap1.1, whole genome shotgun sequence genomic region, the following are encoded:
- the UBIAD1 gene encoding ubiA prenyltransferase domain-containing protein 1, whose amino-acid sequence MEAEDEMEKINIVSENNQESEPEDQGAALLGSPKSLPSTWQHKCASYVLALRPWSFSASLTPVALGSALAYRSLGTLDPGLLVGSAVTVLAVHGAGNLVNTYYDFSKGIDHKKSDDRTLVDRILEPQDVVRFGVFLYTLGCISAACLYCLSTLKLEHLALIYFGGLSSSFLYTGGIGFKYVALGDVVILITFGPLAVMFAYAVQVGYLSVSPLLYAVPLALSTEAILHSNNTRDMESDRQAGIVTLAILIGPTCSYFLYNALLFLPYLVFCVLATRYTITMALPLLTIPMAFSLERQFRSQSFVKLPQRTAKLNLLLGLFYVFAILSAPPGALPKL is encoded by the exons ATGGAGGCGGAAGATGAGATGGAAAAGATCAACATTGTCAGTGAAAACAACCAGGAGAGCGAGCCGGAAGATCAAGGGGCGGCGCTGCTGGGCAGCCCGAAGAGCCTGCCCAGTACCTGGCAGCACAAGTGCGCCTCTTATGTCCTGGCCCTCCGCCCCTGGAGCTTCAGCGCTTCCCTCACCCCGGTGGCCCTAGGCAGCGCTCTCGCCTACCGTTCCCTGGGGACTTTGGACCCTGGGCTCCTGGTCGGCAGCGCAGTGACCGTCTTGGCTGTCCACGGGGCCGGGAACCTCGTGAACACCTACTACGACTTCTCCAAGGGGATCGATCACAAGAAGAGCGACGACCGGACCCTGGTGGACCGGATATTGGAGCCCCAGGACGTGGTCAGATTCGGGGTCTTCTTGTACACCCTCGGCTGCATATCTGCGGCCTGCCTCTATTGCCTCTCTACCCTCAAGCTGGAGCATCTAGCCCTGATCTACTTTGGAGGGCTCTCTAGCTCCTTTCTCTATACTGGAG GCATTGGCTTCAAGTACGTGGCACTGGGCGACGTGGTGATCCTCATCACCTTTGGGCCGCTGGCCGTGATGTTCGCCTACGCTGTGCAGGTGGGCTACCTGTCGGTCTCGCCCTTGCTCTACGCCGTCCCGCTGGCCCTGAGCACCGAGGCCATTCTGCACAGCAACAACACCCGGGACATGGAGTCGGACCGGCAGGCCGGCATCGTCACCCTGGCCATCCTCATTGGGCCGACGTGCTCCTACTTCCTGTACAACGCCCTCCTCTTCCTGCCCTACCTGGTCTTCTGTGTCCTGGCTACCCGCTACACCATCACGATGGCCCTCCCGCTCCTCACAATCCCCATGGCCTTCTCCCTGGAGAGGCAGTTCCGCAGCCAGAGCTTCGTCAAGCTCCCCCAAAGGACAGCCAAGCTCAACCTCTTGCTGGGACTCTTCTACGTCTTCGCCATCCTCTCGGCGCCCCCGGGGGCCCTTCCAAAGCTCTAG